attagttgtcagttataatcccatgtgatctgttttAAATATTACGCCAGTTGTTGCACCCATAGGCTGCACAGATAAGGGCCTAGTCGTTCATTCTGCactgactttggagagtgaggagacgcaTCCAATATGGTGGAGACACGGTTaggctctccagcgcccaatggggcgtctacATATTCATGTTTACGGTGCAGAGctttaacctgaagagggcgctacaCTGGCAGTTTCAAGctgaatgtttaaattttaagTAAGATGCACTAAAATTCCAAAATAATGACCTCACTTATCTAGTGTTTTAGACAGTAATTTTTACCATTTATCAGTAAAAGAAAGTtagtttgagggtgacttgcactttaaatACATGTGTTGTGTCctttgtggacactcatgtgattgtttaatgTTGACTTAcgactaaatctttgttcacagagtTCACACTCAAAtgagtttctgtcctgtgtggactctcatgtgattgtttaatgTTGACTTACGAGTAAAACTTTTTTCACAGAGTTCACAGGAaaagggtttctgtcctgtgtggactatcatgtgagtgtttaaatgtgccctttgattaaagctttttccacatagctcacaggcaaaaggtttctgtcctgtgtggactctcatgtgactgtttaaagctgAAATTTGATTAAAACGTcctccacagagttcacaggcaaaaggtttctgtcctgtgtgaactctaaTGTGCCTGTTTAAAGTTGTCCTTTGATTAAAGCTTTTCCCACagaactcacaggcaaaaggattctgtcctgtgtgaactctcatgtgattgtttaagTTGGGCCTATGAGTAAAGCTTTTCCCACAGAgtgcacaggcaaaaggtttctctcctgtgtgaactctcatgtgactgtttaaatttgtccTTTGATTAAAACTTGTTCCACAGAGTGCACAGACAAacggtttctctcctgtgtggactctcatgtgcttGTTGAAAATAGTTCTTCTACAAAAgcttttcccacagagctcacacgcaAAATGTTTCTgttctgtgtggactctcatgtgtttgtttaaatttttATTACAACTACATTTTTTTCCACAAATGTCACAACTGAATGATTTTGGCTCTGCCTGGACTTTCCTGCATGAGTCCACATGTTGCTTTATTCTAACATTTTTCTTATTCACCAAACATCCTGAAGATCTTATTGCTGAATGACTCGTCACTCTCACatgtctctggagagaccacttgtggagaaACTCTTTACCACACTCAGGAcagctaaatgatttgttgaAAGTCTTAGCAtccgactcagaagacctgctgtCATTGCAGTCATTGTCTCCATCtccagtttcaggcccagagtcTAACAACTCATCGTTTAGATTCATATCATcttcactaacttcagtctctgaagaatcagatatcTGTTCATTAGAgttcagaactgggttcctgATAGATTCTGCTCCTCTACCAgtttctgctgttgtctggtcagctgagctgctggttggaacgtctctgtcttctatttgctgctgataaagaagctgtgagaacagaggtttgtcttcatcatcctcacttttTATAGAAACTGATGTGAATGGAAACCTGGCAAGTTTAGCTTCTTCCTTCAAATGGAGCTGCTCTCCTTCCAGACTtgtccagagttcctcctgttCTTCCTTTATGTGGAACATTTCTGGGTCCTGCTgatccacaccagcactctgatcttcaggagcttcttctttaaccctcTGGTGAACATCTGTGGGAAACAGGAACACATGATGTGAATTAATAGCCACTGTAACTTTATTTTCACACATATATTAATAAAAAGTTGAATTACTGGTTTAAGTTGGTGAGAGAACATGAACTAACTTTTGAATTGAGtgactttttcatctgaggtgaaTGTAGAAACATGTTGTTCTGAGAGTGGCCTTCAGCTGTTCTG
This sequence is a window from Nothobranchius furzeri strain GRZ-AD chromosome 14, NfurGRZ-RIMD1, whole genome shotgun sequence. Protein-coding genes within it:
- the LOC107372693 gene encoding zinc finger protein OZF-like isoform X1; translation: MDTDVHQRVKEEAPEDQSAGVDQQDPEMFHIKEEQEELWTSLEGEQLHLKEEAKLARFPFTSVSIKSEDDEDKPLFSQLLYQQQIEDRDVPTSSSADQTTAETGRGAESIRNPVLNSNEQISDSSETEVSEDDMNLNDELLDSGPETGDGDNDCNDSRSSESDAKTFNKSFSCPECGKEFLHKWSLQRHVRVTSHSAIRSSGCLVNKKNVRIKQHVDSCRKVQAEPKSFSCDICGKKCSCNKNLNKHMRVHTEQKHFACELCGKSFCRRTIFNKHMRVHTGEKPFVCALCGTSFNQRTNLNSHMRVHTGEKPFACALCGKSFTHRPNLNNHMRVHTGQNPFACEFCGKSFNQRTTLNRHIRVHTGQKPFACELCGGRFNQISALNSHMRVHTGQKPFACELCGKSFNQRAHLNTHMIVHTGQKPFSCELCEKSFTRKSTLNNHMRVHTGQKLI
- the LOC107372693 gene encoding zinc finger protein OZF-like isoform X2, which codes for MFHIKEEQEELWTSLEGEQLHLKEEAKLARFPFTSVSIKSEDDEDKPLFSQLLYQQQIEDRDVPTSSSADQTTAETGRGAESIRNPVLNSNEQISDSSETEVSEDDMNLNDELLDSGPETGDGDNDCNDSRSSESDAKTFNKSFSCPECGKEFLHKWSLQRHVRVTSHSAIRSSGCLVNKKNVRIKQHVDSCRKVQAEPKSFSCDICGKKCSCNKNLNKHMRVHTEQKHFACELCGKSFCRRTIFNKHMRVHTGEKPFVCALCGTSFNQRTNLNSHMRVHTGEKPFACALCGKSFTHRPNLNNHMRVHTGQNPFACEFCGKSFNQRTTLNRHIRVHTGQKPFACELCGGRFNQISALNSHMRVHTGQKPFACELCGKSFNQRAHLNTHMIVHTGQKPFSCELCEKSFTRKSTLNNHMRVHTGQKLI